From bacterium, a single genomic window includes:
- a CDS encoding RNA polymerase sigma factor produces MNPVSAVKEDTALAIRAQKGDRDAYAHLVERFQTRIYSFCYQFFRDRDVAAEMAQETFLRAFRYIKKYDSSKKFSTWVYSIAKNICIDEKRKMDRSRTVPIEDVNPSSFQSSHQGQHLKDPSQISLQLEDRMLLESAIAQLPDKYRAAIILCYFQELPYQEIGDVLGLSLNLVKVRIFRAKKQLLEILKEKQGEAS; encoded by the coding sequence ATGAACCCAGTCAGTGCAGTCAAAGAGGACACAGCACTGGCGATCCGGGCACAAAAAGGTGACAGGGACGCTTATGCCCACCTGGTGGAACGTTTCCAGACCAGAATATACAGCTTCTGTTACCAGTTCTTCAGGGACAGGGATGTTGCCGCCGAAATGGCCCAGGAGACTTTTCTCAGGGCTTTTCGGTACATAAAAAAATATGACTCATCAAAAAAATTCTCCACCTGGGTCTACAGCATCGCCAAGAACATTTGTATCGATGAAAAAAGGAAAATGGACAGGAGTCGAACCGTCCCCATTGAAGATGTCAACCCCTCCAGTTTTCAATCAAGCCACCAGGGGCAGCACCTGAAGGATCCTTCCCAGATCTCCCTGCAGCTTGAAGACAGGATGCTCCTGGAGAGCGCTATCGCCCAACTTCCCGATAAGTACAGGGCTGCTATCATCCTCTGCTACTTCCAGGAACTGCCCTACCAGGAGATAGGGGATGTCCTTGGGTTGAGCCTGAACCTGGTGAAGGTCCGCATCTTCCGCGCCAAGAAACAGCTCCTTGAGATCCTTAAGGAAAAGCAAGGGGAGGCGAGTTAA